The Halosimplex litoreum genome has a window encoding:
- the leuS gene encoding leucine--tRNA ligase, with amino-acid sequence MTRYNHARVQEYWQYVWDADGVYEVPDDAADPTYVLGMFPYTSGTLHMGHVRNYAITDAYARYRSLRGDEVLQPMGWDAFGLPAENAAYERDTDPESWTRSCIDQMREELETMGFGYDWSREVTTCDPEYYRWNQYLFKRFYEEDLVEYTGARVNWCPDCETVLADAQVERPDDAEAEASAVDHAHAAGVCWRCETPVERRELDQWFFTITDYAEELDAGLDDLKEWPDSVRDIQRNWIGRQEGAHVSFDLEGAPLDGASESVDVFTTRLDTVHGATFVALSPGHDLARAVAETDEDVAEYVDDVTSAGADAGGTSGVETGLTATHPITGAELPVYVAAYVLDDVGTGAVMGVPAHNERDHAFAAAQDLPVAEVVEPVDGSGTDLPGAPYTDDGMLANSGEYDGLASSAARERLLGADGVESAVEYRLRDWLISRQRYWGTPIPMIHCDDCGRVPVPDEDLPVELPPYVRTAGNPLEESEEWKSVDCPDCGGPAERETDTMDTFVDSSWYFLRFCSPNLDSAPFDTDRANDWLPVDVYVGGEEHAILHLLYIRFFTRALADLGLLDTREPVERLINQGTVLYDGEKMSSSKGNAVAPHEYGAETTRLFLLSAAHPAQDFEWTVKSVGDVYDFQQRLYAMVADRDDVATREEAAPQDAYLDREVDRTITAVAEEYERFRFHRVVSETQRFARLLRRYAEYGPVDERTYQRGLAALTRFVAPMAPYLGEEMWNLLETDGMVVEAEWPAVEETIDDYELERRLVDRTLDDVRDITEVVDIDDPDTIEIVVAEDWKYRAYEHVRGADPGDAVVGSALDDEAVGAGGDRAAEYLGELAGQAGALEPVLDAERELAVLDAAGWLFADEFGAEIEVRRAADDDDLAGKAEPAKPAIHIE; translated from the coding sequence ATGACTCGGTACAACCACGCCAGAGTGCAGGAGTACTGGCAGTACGTGTGGGACGCCGACGGAGTCTACGAGGTACCCGACGACGCCGCCGACCCGACGTACGTCCTCGGGATGTTCCCCTACACCTCCGGCACGCTCCACATGGGTCACGTCCGCAACTACGCCATCACCGACGCCTACGCCCGCTACCGCTCGCTGCGGGGCGACGAGGTGCTCCAGCCGATGGGCTGGGACGCCTTCGGCCTCCCCGCCGAGAACGCCGCCTACGAGCGCGACACCGACCCCGAATCGTGGACCCGCTCCTGTATCGACCAGATGCGCGAGGAGCTGGAGACGATGGGGTTCGGCTACGACTGGTCGCGGGAGGTCACCACCTGCGACCCCGAGTACTACCGCTGGAACCAGTACCTCTTCAAGCGGTTCTACGAGGAGGACCTCGTCGAGTACACCGGCGCCCGCGTCAACTGGTGTCCGGACTGCGAGACCGTCCTCGCCGACGCGCAGGTCGAGCGGCCCGACGACGCCGAGGCCGAGGCCAGCGCCGTCGACCACGCCCACGCGGCGGGCGTCTGCTGGCGCTGCGAGACGCCCGTCGAACGGCGCGAACTCGACCAGTGGTTCTTCACGATCACCGACTACGCCGAGGAACTCGACGCCGGCCTCGACGACCTCAAGGAGTGGCCCGACAGCGTCCGCGACATCCAGCGCAACTGGATCGGTCGCCAGGAAGGCGCCCACGTCTCCTTCGACCTCGAAGGTGCGCCCCTCGACGGAGCGAGCGAATCGGTCGACGTGTTCACGACCCGGCTCGACACCGTCCACGGCGCCACCTTCGTCGCGCTCTCGCCGGGCCACGACCTCGCGCGGGCGGTCGCCGAGACGGACGAGGACGTGGCCGAATACGTCGACGACGTGACCAGTGCGGGCGCCGACGCCGGCGGCACCTCCGGCGTCGAGACGGGCCTGACCGCGACGCATCCGATCACGGGCGCGGAGCTACCCGTCTACGTCGCCGCGTACGTCCTCGACGACGTCGGCACCGGCGCCGTGATGGGCGTGCCCGCGCACAACGAGCGCGACCACGCCTTCGCCGCGGCGCAGGACCTCCCGGTCGCGGAGGTCGTCGAGCCGGTCGACGGCAGCGGGACCGACCTGCCCGGCGCGCCTTACACCGACGACGGGATGCTCGCCAACAGCGGCGAGTACGACGGGCTCGCCAGTTCGGCCGCCCGCGAGCGTCTGCTGGGCGCCGACGGCGTCGAGTCCGCCGTCGAGTACCGCCTGCGCGACTGGCTCATCTCCCGCCAGCGCTACTGGGGTACCCCGATCCCGATGATCCACTGCGACGACTGCGGGCGAGTTCCGGTCCCCGACGAGGACCTGCCCGTCGAGCTCCCGCCGTACGTCCGTACCGCGGGCAACCCTCTCGAAGAGAGCGAGGAGTGGAAGTCAGTCGACTGTCCGGACTGCGGCGGCCCCGCCGAACGGGAGACGGACACGATGGACACCTTCGTCGACTCGTCGTGGTACTTCCTCCGCTTTTGCTCGCCGAACCTCGATTCTGCGCCGTTCGACACGGATCGGGCGAACGACTGGCTCCCCGTCGACGTGTACGTCGGCGGCGAGGAACACGCCATCCTCCACCTGCTGTACATCCGATTTTTCACCCGGGCACTGGCGGACCTGGGACTGCTCGACACGCGCGAACCGGTCGAGCGGCTCATCAACCAGGGCACGGTGCTGTACGACGGCGAGAAGATGTCCTCCTCGAAAGGCAACGCCGTCGCACCGCACGAGTACGGCGCCGAGACCACTCGACTCTTCCTGCTGTCGGCGGCCCACCCTGCACAGGACTTCGAGTGGACGGTCAAGTCGGTCGGCGACGTGTACGACTTCCAGCAACGGCTCTACGCGATGGTCGCCGACCGCGACGACGTGGCGACCCGCGAGGAGGCCGCACCCCAGGACGCCTACCTCGACCGGGAGGTCGACCGGACGATCACCGCCGTCGCCGAGGAGTACGAGCGCTTTCGCTTCCACCGCGTCGTCAGCGAGACCCAGCGGTTCGCCCGGCTGCTCAGGCGCTACGCCGAGTACGGGCCCGTCGACGAGAGGACCTACCAGCGAGGGCTGGCCGCGCTGACGCGCTTCGTCGCGCCGATGGCACCCTATCTCGGCGAGGAGATGTGGAACCTGCTCGAGACCGACGGGATGGTCGTCGAGGCGGAGTGGCCGGCCGTCGAGGAGACGATCGACGACTACGAACTGGAGCGGCGGCTGGTCGACCGGACGCTCGACGACGTGCGCGACATCACCGAGGTCGTCGACATCGACGACCCCGACACCATCGAGATCGTCGTCGCCGAAGACTGGAAGTACCGCGCATACGAGCACGTCCGGGGAGCCGACCCCGGTGACGCGGTCGTCGGGTCGGCGCTGGACGACGAGGCCGTCGGTGCGGGCGGCGACCGCGCCGCCGAGTACCTCGGGGAGCTGGCTGGACAGGCCGGTGCCCTCGAACCCGTCCTCGACGCCGAGCGGGAGCTGGCCGTGCTGGACGCGGCCGGCTGGCTGTTCGCCGACGAGTTCGGCGCCGAGATCGAGGTTCGACGCGCCGCCGACGACGACGACCTCGCCGGCAAGGCCGAGCCCGCCAAGCCCGCGATCCACATCGAGTGA
- a CDS encoding CapA family protein → MPASRRAVLAGSAASVAALVGTGGGVRWRTRRSVPARVHEDADAWLGFGGDAMLGRSVDDRWAGSESAGSSRDPAGVWGSTLPALGDLDGLVLNLECTLSTRGERTPDRGYYFRADPGWAVPALEAAGTAAVSLANNHLLDFGPTALSDTVDALDDARIAAVGAGRDRAAAFEPTVASAGALDVGVIALTDQSSSYRAGPDDPGTAWLRLDPGRSETRTRVGAMLAAVYARDPDLVVASLHWGPNWESRPSATQRRFARWLIDRGVDVVHGHSAHVLQGIEVYRGRPICYDLGDYVDDYVVEEGLHNDRSVRVELVVADGRLDRLDVLPVEIADERVRRAPDEVAAWVRERVRTLSAAFGTSVERRGRGLSVPLADG, encoded by the coding sequence GTGCCGGCGTCTCGTCGAGCCGTCCTCGCGGGCTCCGCCGCCTCGGTCGCTGCGCTGGTGGGGACGGGTGGGGGCGTCCGGTGGCGGACACGCCGCTCGGTGCCGGCGAGGGTCCACGAGGATGCGGACGCCTGGCTCGGGTTCGGCGGCGACGCGATGCTCGGCCGGAGCGTCGACGACCGCTGGGCCGGCAGCGAATCGGCTGGCTCGTCCCGCGACCCCGCCGGGGTGTGGGGGTCCACGCTCCCTGCCCTGGGCGACCTCGACGGTCTCGTCTTGAACCTCGAATGCACGCTGTCGACCCGCGGCGAGCGAACGCCCGATCGGGGGTACTACTTCCGGGCTGACCCCGGCTGGGCGGTGCCGGCGCTGGAGGCGGCCGGGACCGCCGCCGTCTCGCTGGCGAACAACCACCTGCTCGATTTCGGGCCGACCGCGCTTTCCGACACCGTCGACGCCCTCGACGACGCCAGAATCGCCGCCGTCGGCGCCGGCCGCGACCGCGCGGCGGCGTTCGAACCGACCGTCGCGTCCGCGGGTGCCCTCGACGTGGGCGTGATCGCGCTGACCGACCAGTCCTCCTCCTACCGCGCTGGCCCCGATGACCCCGGGACGGCGTGGCTGCGGCTGGACCCCGGGCGGTCCGAAACCAGAACGCGTGTGGGTGCGATGCTGGCGGCCGTCTACGCTCGCGATCCGGACCTCGTCGTGGCGTCGCTGCACTGGGGCCCCAACTGGGAGAGCCGCCCGTCGGCGACCCAGCGGCGGTTCGCCCGGTGGTTGATCGACCGGGGCGTCGACGTCGTCCACGGTCACAGTGCCCACGTCCTCCAGGGGATCGAGGTGTACCGCGGCCGGCCGATCTGCTACGATCTGGGCGACTACGTGGACGACTACGTCGTCGAGGAGGGCCTGCACAACGACCGGAGCGTCCGCGTCGAACTCGTCGTCGCGGACGGGCGGCTCGACCGCCTGGACGTCCTCCCGGTCGAGATCGCCGACGAACGGGTTCGGCGGGCGCCGGACGAGGTGGCCGCGTGGGTTCGCGAGCGCGTTCGAACGCTCTCCGCGGCGTTCGGGACGAGCGTCGAGCGAAGGGGCCGAGGGCTGTCGGTCCCGCTGGCCGACGGCTGA
- a CDS encoding NAD(P)/FAD-dependent oxidoreductase, whose product MTSIGVVGAGAAAAAATYVLDGAVPSAEVTVLEKSRGVCGRAATRRRGDVTYDYGANYVKSDDDRVVELLTETLDSDGLVDVTEPIYTFDAEGTVSEGRDADDHKWSYRAGLTQIAKRLLGETDATVENATRAETLVRDGERWRVVDTDGGEWGPFDALLLNPPAPQSAELLREAEWESEARRDLAEAADAVPYRTIWTAVLGYEFELDRPYYALVNPDRDHQIGWIAREECKAGHVPDGESVLVVQANPDWSVERYDDDAAENVAELADLTAEVLDDERLADPEWTDHQGWRYALPDEGVRRGAVDDAAQADLYALGDWVAGEARLHAALRNGLDTGEQVAYALE is encoded by the coding sequence ATGACATCGATCGGAGTCGTCGGCGCGGGCGCGGCGGCCGCGGCCGCGACGTACGTGCTCGACGGGGCGGTCCCGTCGGCCGAGGTGACGGTACTGGAGAAATCCCGGGGCGTCTGCGGCCGGGCGGCCACTCGCCGCCGGGGCGACGTGACCTACGACTACGGCGCCAACTACGTCAAGAGCGACGACGACCGCGTCGTCGAACTGCTGACCGAGACGCTCGATTCGGACGGGCTCGTCGACGTGACCGAACCGATCTACACCTTCGACGCGGAGGGCACGGTTTCGGAGGGGCGCGACGCGGACGACCACAAGTGGAGCTACCGCGCGGGGCTGACCCAGATCGCGAAGCGGCTGCTCGGCGAGACCGACGCCACGGTGGAGAACGCGACCAGAGCCGAGACGCTCGTCCGCGACGGCGAACGGTGGCGCGTCGTCGACACCGACGGCGGAGAGTGGGGGCCGTTCGACGCTCTGTTGCTCAATCCGCCCGCGCCCCAGAGCGCCGAGTTGCTACGTGAGGCCGAGTGGGAGAGCGAGGCCCGGCGGGACCTCGCCGAGGCGGCCGATGCCGTCCCCTACCGCACGATCTGGACGGCGGTGCTGGGCTACGAGTTCGAACTCGACCGGCCGTACTACGCGCTGGTGAATCCGGACCGGGACCACCAGATCGGCTGGATCGCCCGCGAGGAGTGCAAGGCGGGCCACGTCCCCGACGGCGAGTCCGTGCTGGTGGTCCAGGCCAACCCCGACTGGTCGGTCGAGCGCTACGACGACGACGCGGCCGAGAACGTGGCGGAGTTGGCCGACCTGACGGCGGAAGTGCTCGACGACGAGCGACTGGCCGACCCCGAGTGGACCGACCACCAGGGCTGGCGCTACGCGCTCCCGGACGAGGGCGTCCGGCGGGGCGCGGTCGACGACGCGGCCCAGGCGGACCTGTACGCCCTGGGCGACTGGGTGGCCGGCGAGGCCCGCCTGCACGCCGCGCTCCGGAACGGGCTGGACACCGGCGAGCAGGTCGCTTACGCGCTGGAGTAG
- a CDS encoding phosphatase PAP2 family protein: MPGSVALGTLGETVRAAVPSWLVPVFRGITRLGNLGVFLAAFALDYWFGDRERGAHAMGVVVAGMALLTALKHAFAAPRPPASVNAVPAGGHSFPSGHAMGATVAYGALALDLDVGSSRVRYAAAGGLVSLIALSRVVLGVHFVRDVLAGIVFGAVFLVVAFGLTGRDPRLAFLLAVAAALLAVAVSGADRDAVSLLGLAVGGAAAWAVASEATTVDRSLWRLALVGGLLPLLAALGAATPIADPQSGVVFALTVALGIGLLAPPAILGSSDDATGSVCPQSVVGPRYSSA; this comes from the coding sequence ATGCCCGGCAGTGTCGCTCTCGGGACGCTGGGGGAAACCGTCCGCGCGGCCGTGCCGTCGTGGCTCGTGCCGGTGTTCCGCGGAATCACTCGACTCGGGAACCTCGGCGTCTTCCTGGCCGCGTTCGCGCTCGACTACTGGTTCGGCGACCGCGAGCGCGGCGCTCACGCCATGGGTGTCGTCGTCGCCGGGATGGCGCTGCTGACCGCGCTCAAACACGCCTTCGCCGCGCCGCGACCGCCCGCGTCGGTCAACGCCGTCCCGGCCGGCGGCCACAGCTTTCCGAGCGGCCACGCCATGGGCGCGACCGTCGCCTACGGCGCTCTCGCCCTCGACCTCGACGTCGGCTCCTCCAGAGTCCGCTACGCCGCGGCCGGTGGCCTCGTCTCCCTGATCGCGCTCTCGCGAGTCGTCCTCGGCGTCCACTTCGTCCGCGACGTGCTGGCCGGGATCGTCTTCGGCGCCGTCTTCCTCGTGGTCGCGTTCGGACTCACCGGTCGCGATCCTCGGCTCGCCTTCCTGCTCGCGGTCGCAGCCGCCCTCCTCGCCGTCGCGGTCAGTGGTGCCGACCGCGACGCCGTTTCCCTCCTCGGACTCGCAGTCGGCGGAGCCGCCGCCTGGGCGGTCGCCAGCGAGGCAACGACGGTCGACCGGTCGCTGTGGCGGCTGGCGCTCGTCGGTGGACTCCTCCCGCTTCTCGCCGCGCTGGGCGCCGCCACCCCGATCGCCGATCCACAGTCGGGAGTGGTGTTCGCGCTCACCGTCGCGCTCGGTATCGGACTGCTCGCCCCGCCCGCCATCCTGGGTAGTTCGGACGACGCGACCGGCTCCGTCTGCCCGCAGTCCGTCGTCGGACCCCGCTACTCCAGCGCGTAA
- a CDS encoding aldo/keto reductase: MEYRRLGETGLQVSPVCLGTWRFGKDHDGVVETDREDAHELLDAYAERGGNFIDTANGYGGGDSERWIGEWLEGEDREDYVIASKCFWSTVSRFQENLSKKNVRAEVEGSLDRLGTDYLDVLYLHRFDDDTPIEHTLRAVDDLVSEGKVHYVGISTCDAWKLTKGLWKADVNNYEAFSLTQPLFHAAYYEDVAEYLDVCADQNLAVCPYSPLAGGFLTGKYERVGDGTYDLDADEGTRGDLDPMFEDWYVSERGWHVLDAVRAVANEVDASPAQVALRWLMDQSEFDCVPIVGARTVDQLDENMGAVDVSISDEQFDRIFEARYDDEGELYETNA, encoded by the coding sequence ATGGAGTACAGACGACTCGGAGAGACGGGACTGCAGGTGTCGCCGGTCTGTCTCGGCACCTGGCGCTTCGGCAAGGACCACGACGGCGTCGTCGAGACCGACCGCGAGGACGCCCACGAACTGCTCGACGCCTACGCCGAACGGGGCGGCAACTTCATCGACACCGCCAACGGCTACGGCGGCGGCGACTCCGAACGCTGGATCGGCGAGTGGCTGGAGGGCGAGGACCGCGAGGACTACGTCATCGCCTCGAAGTGTTTCTGGTCCACCGTCTCGCGCTTCCAGGAGAACCTCTCGAAGAAGAACGTCCGGGCGGAGGTCGAGGGCTCGCTCGACCGACTCGGCACCGACTACCTCGACGTCCTCTACCTGCACCGCTTCGACGACGACACACCGATCGAACACACTCTGCGGGCCGTCGACGACCTCGTGAGCGAGGGGAAGGTCCACTACGTCGGCATCTCGACGTGTGACGCCTGGAAGCTCACCAAGGGCCTCTGGAAAGCCGACGTGAACAACTACGAGGCCTTCAGCCTGACCCAGCCGCTCTTCCACGCCGCCTACTACGAGGACGTGGCCGAGTACCTCGACGTGTGCGCGGACCAGAACCTCGCGGTCTGCCCGTACTCGCCGCTCGCGGGCGGGTTCCTCACCGGCAAGTACGAGCGCGTCGGCGACGGCACCTACGACCTGGACGCCGACGAGGGGACCCGCGGCGACCTCGACCCGATGTTCGAAGACTGGTACGTCTCCGAGCGCGGCTGGCACGTCCTCGACGCGGTGCGCGCGGTGGCCAACGAGGTCGACGCCTCGCCCGCACAGGTCGCGCTGCGGTGGCTGATGGACCAGTCGGAGTTCGACTGCGTCCCCATCGTCGGCGCTCGGACGGTGGACCAGCTCGACGAGAACATGGGCGCCGTCGACGTGTCCATCTCCGACGAGCAGTTCGACCGCATCTTCGAGGCCCGGTACGACGACGAGGGTGAGCTGTACGAGACGAACGCCTGA
- a CDS encoding FKBP-type peptidyl-prolyl cis-trans isomerase has translation MAISTGDTVTIEYTGRLDDGSVFDTSLESVAEEEGLAADQPGRDYQPLTVEIGSGRIIEGLEEGLKGMEAGDEDSVEIEPERAYGERTDDRVVEYGADEFAEMLGGREVEAGLEIQTEEGLPGEVVDADDETVTVDFNHELAGERLTFEVEVVAVE, from the coding sequence ATGGCTATTTCCACGGGCGACACCGTGACCATCGAGTACACAGGTCGACTGGACGACGGCAGCGTCTTCGACACGTCGCTGGAGTCCGTCGCCGAAGAGGAGGGGCTCGCCGCGGACCAGCCCGGCCGCGACTACCAGCCGCTCACCGTCGAGATCGGCTCGGGCCGCATCATCGAGGGGCTCGAAGAGGGCCTGAAGGGCATGGAAGCCGGCGACGAGGACAGCGTCGAGATCGAGCCCGAACGGGCCTACGGCGAGCGCACTGACGACCGCGTCGTCGAGTACGGCGCCGACGAGTTCGCCGAGATGCTCGGCGGTCGCGAAGTCGAGGCGGGTCTCGAGATCCAGACCGAAGAAGGCCTCCCGGGCGAGGTCGTCGACGCCGACGACGAGACGGTCACCGTCGACTTCAACCACGAGCTGGCGGGCGAACGGCTGACGTTCGAGGTCGAAGTCGTCGCCGTCGAGTGA
- a CDS encoding DUF7837 family putative zinc-binding protein, translating to MAGTDDRGLRGGPLGACPNCDVMIPTANLLIRYESEGEWPRLFAECPDCEDPVHPE from the coding sequence ATGGCCGGGACCGACGACCGGGGACTGCGGGGGGGACCGCTCGGCGCGTGTCCGAACTGCGACGTGATGATCCCGACGGCGAATCTGCTGATCCGCTACGAATCGGAGGGGGAGTGGCCCCGGCTCTTCGCCGAGTGTCCCGACTGCGAAGACCCGGTCCATCCGGAGTGA
- a CDS encoding NAD-dependent epimerase/dehydratase family protein, with the protein MDVLIIGGTGLISTGIARQAVAADHDVTAFHRGETDADLPEAVAHVHGDRNDDDRLAEVAAEVDPQVVIDMVCFSPDQAESAVEAFDGVEQFVFCSTVDVYHRPLDANPATEDAARHPPVSDYGADKAECEDIFFEAHGDAFETTVIRPWSTYGEGGPVIHTMGWGTYYLDRVRKGEPIIVHGDGATLWGPCHRDDVAGAFVNAIGNETAYGEAYHVTSEEVISWNQYHEYVADAMDAPEPEMVYIPTEKLVAAVPDRIDPLLDHFQYSTVFDNGKAERDLDFEYTVSFREGVERTIDDLQRRDAIDDYDSENDDEIIDAWRDSTESFVEAFDG; encoded by the coding sequence ATGGACGTACTCATCATCGGCGGGACCGGGCTGATAAGCACCGGCATCGCGCGCCAGGCGGTCGCGGCGGACCACGACGTGACCGCCTTTCACCGCGGCGAGACCGACGCCGACCTCCCCGAGGCGGTCGCCCACGTCCACGGCGACCGTAACGACGACGACCGGCTGGCCGAGGTGGCCGCCGAGGTCGACCCGCAAGTCGTGATCGACATGGTGTGTTTCTCGCCGGACCAGGCCGAGAGCGCAGTCGAAGCCTTCGACGGCGTCGAGCAGTTCGTTTTCTGCTCGACGGTCGACGTGTACCACCGTCCACTGGACGCCAACCCGGCGACGGAAGACGCCGCCCGCCACCCGCCGGTCAGCGACTACGGCGCGGACAAGGCCGAGTGCGAGGACATCTTCTTCGAGGCACACGGCGACGCCTTCGAGACGACCGTGATCCGTCCGTGGAGCACCTACGGCGAGGGCGGCCCCGTCATCCACACGATGGGGTGGGGTACCTATTACCTCGACCGCGTGCGGAAGGGCGAGCCGATAATCGTTCACGGCGACGGCGCGACGCTGTGGGGTCCCTGCCACCGCGACGACGTGGCAGGCGCGTTCGTGAACGCCATCGGCAACGAGACCGCCTACGGCGAGGCGTATCACGTCACCAGCGAGGAGGTCATCTCCTGGAACCAGTACCACGAGTACGTGGCCGACGCCATGGACGCGCCCGAGCCCGAGATGGTGTACATCCCCACCGAGAAGCTCGTCGCGGCCGTCCCCGACCGCATCGACCCGCTGCTCGACCACTTCCAGTACTCGACGGTGTTCGACAACGGCAAGGCCGAACGGGACCTCGACTTCGAGTACACCGTCTCCTTCCGCGAGGGCGTCGAGCGGACCATCGACGACCTGCAGCGCCGCGACGCCATCGACGACTACGACAGCGAGAACGACGACGAGATAATCGACGCGTGGCGCGACTCGACCGAGTCGTTCGTCGAAGCGTTCGACGGCTAA
- a CDS encoding sugar phosphate isomerase/epimerase family protein encodes MSHDYDIGVQSVVFRDFSLVDLLAELDETDVTHLELWGHHLAPDHDDATVAAGLDALEAADVTVSGYGVADLESPDEARDHAAFADRLGADYLTVNYPPTADAITEELIDLAAEFGIDVGIHNYSSVHHDDLSRVFSTIDDVRGVLDRYDHDRLGLCIDTGHFLVEDVRPDDVVRNLSDRIVACHLKDTSEAEIEDVPGAGQLDVASFVALLDEHTELTAPLVIEYELPQDRAPAALREAVATVQRALDG; translated from the coding sequence GTGTCTCACGATTACGATATCGGCGTTCAGAGCGTCGTCTTCCGGGACTTCTCGCTCGTCGACCTGCTCGCAGAACTCGACGAGACCGACGTGACCCACCTCGAACTGTGGGGCCACCACCTCGCACCGGACCACGACGACGCGACGGTCGCGGCGGGACTCGACGCCCTCGAGGCGGCGGACGTGACCGTCTCTGGGTACGGCGTCGCCGACCTCGAATCGCCCGACGAGGCCCGCGACCACGCTGCCTTCGCCGACCGCCTCGGGGCCGACTACCTCACCGTCAACTACCCGCCGACCGCCGACGCGATCACCGAGGAGCTGATCGACCTCGCGGCGGAGTTCGGTATAGACGTCGGGATCCACAACTACTCGTCGGTCCACCACGACGACCTCTCGCGAGTCTTTTCGACCATCGACGACGTTCGCGGCGTCCTCGACCGCTACGACCACGACCGGCTGGGCCTCTGTATCGACACGGGTCACTTCCTCGTCGAAGACGTGCGGCCCGACGACGTGGTCAGGAACCTGAGCGACCGCATCGTCGCCTGCCACCTCAAGGACACCTCCGAGGCCGAGATCGAGGACGTGCCCGGCGCGGGACAGCTCGACGTGGCGTCGTTCGTCGCCCTGCTCGACGAACACACCGAGCTGACCGCGCCGCTGGTGATCGAGTACGAGCTCCCTCAAGACCGCGCCCCGGCCGCCCTCCGCGAGGCCGTCGCGACCGTCCAGCGCGCGCTCGATGGCTGA
- a CDS encoding ZIP family metal transporter — MGSLLAGGAQGALALLFGLAVTNGSQSMMSGTNMSETHGDRRTMAGWAVTAVVVSGAVIAGYHLLPPLPDYWIGAIRSFAAGAILASLAGEINPDAYEEAGPYITLATAVGFLVTFLL; from the coding sequence ATGGGGTCGCTGCTCGCCGGCGGTGCCCAGGGCGCGCTCGCGCTGCTGTTCGGGCTCGCCGTCACCAACGGCTCCCAGTCGATGATGTCCGGGACCAACATGTCCGAGACCCACGGCGACCGGCGGACGATGGCCGGCTGGGCCGTCACCGCAGTCGTCGTCAGCGGGGCGGTGATCGCCGGCTATCACCTGCTCCCGCCCCTGCCTGACTACTGGATCGGCGCCATCCGCTCGTTCGCCGCCGGCGCCATCCTCGCCAGCCTCGCCGGGGAAATCAACCCCGACGCCTACGAGGAGGCCGGCCCGTACATCACGCTCGCGACCGCTGTGGGATTTTTAGTGACGTTTCTGCTGTGA